GCCCCGGCTCGCTCGACGTGATCGAGATCGACGCGGCCAGCCACGGTGGTGTCGACGACGCCCGCGACCTGCGCGAGCGCGCGTTCTTCGCCCCGGTGAACAGCCGCTACAAGGTCTACATCGTCGACGAGGCGCACATGGTCACCACGCAGGGCTTCAACGCCCTGCTCAAGGTGGTCGAGGAGCCCCCGGAGTTCCTGGTCTTCGTCTTCGCGACGACGGAGCCGGACAAGGTGCTGCCGACGATCCGCTCGCGCACGCACCACTACCCGTTCCGGCTGGTGCCGCCGACGACGCTGCGCGGTCTGCTGGAGAGGACCTGCGCCGCCGAGGGCGTCCAGGTGGAGCCGACGGTCTTCCCGCTGGTCGTGCGGGCCGGCGGCGGGTCGGCCCGCGACTCGCTGTCGATCCTCGACCAGCTGCTGGCCGGCGCCGGGCCCGAGGGCGTCACCTACGCCGGCGCGGTCGGCCTGCTCGGTGTCACCGACGACGCCCTGCTCGACGAGGCCATCGACGCGCTGGCCGCCACCGACGCGCCCGGCGTCTTCCGCGCCGTCGACCGCGTGATCGAGGCCGGCCACGACCCGCGGCGCTTCGCCACCGACCTGCTCGACCGGCTCCGCGACCTCATCGTCCTCGACGCGGTGCCCGACGCCGGCGGCAACGGCCTGCTCGACTGCCCGCCCGACCGGCTCGACCTCATGGTCCAGCAGGCCCGGGCGCTGGGCTCGGCGACGCTGTCGCGGCTGGCCGACACCGTGCACGACGGGCTGTCCGAGATGCGCGGGACGACGGCGCCACGGCTGCTGCTCGAGCTGGTCTGCGCCCGGATGCTGCTGCCCGGCACCGACGGCTCGAGCGTCGCCACGCTGCAGCGGCTCGAGCGGCTGGAGCGCCGGCTGTCGATCGCCGGGGGCGGTGGCGGGACGGACACCCTCGCCGACGTCGCGCCGGTGCGGGAGCCCGCGCGGCCGGCGCCCGTCCGCGACGAGCCGGCCGCGGCCGAGCGCCCGGGTGCGCTGCGGCGGGAGTACGTCCGCCCCTCGCAGCGGGGGTCCGCCGTCGTCGCGGGACCGGCCGAGGCGCCCGCCGCGCCGCCGGCCACTCCGGTCCCGCCTGCGGAGCCGGCCGCGGCCTCGCAGCCGGCCGCCGCGGCCGGCCCGGCCACCACGCCGCCCGGGCCGGTCGGTGACGACGACTGGCCCGAGACCACGCCGCCCGGCTCGGGTGCCGCCCGCCCGGCTCCGGTCCTGGCCGCTCCCGCCGACGACTGGCCCGAGCCGACCGCCCCGGGCTCGGGCGCGAGCCGTCCGGCCCCCGCTGCGGCGCCGACGCAGACGCCGGCGCCGGGGGAGCGGCCGGGCGTGCGCGTGGCGACGGACGAGCCGGACGTCCCGCTGCCGCCGGAGCCCACCGACGACGAGGAGTGGCCGCACCCCGCGGAGCCGGCCGCCGCCCGCGCCGCGGCGGCCCGGGTGGCCGAGCCGCGCCCGCCCGCCGCACCTCCGCGGGCCGCGGCCGAGTCCACGCCGGCCCCGCGCGGTGGTGAGCCGACACCGGTCGTGTCGGCGAACCCCGGGGGGATCGCCGGGGCCGCCGACGGCGCGCTGACCACCGGCGACGTCCGCCGGGTGTGGCCGGAGCTGCTCGCCGTCGTCAAGCGGCACAAGCGCACGACCGAGGCGCTGCTGAAGAACGCCCAGGTGCACGACCTGCGCGGGGGCGTGCTCACGCTGTCGACCGCCTCGCCGGCGCTGGCCCGCCGGATCGGCGACGACCTCAACAAGGACGTGCTGCGCGAGGCGCTCAACGAGCTGCTCGGGGTGCGGTGGAAGGTCGAGGCGGTCGTCGAGGGCGCCACCGGCCGGTCGCCGGGGACCGCGGTGACGCCCGAGGTGGCCCGGGAGGCCGCGCGCGCCGCCGAGGCCGCCGAGGCGCGGGAGCTCATGGCCGAGCGGGCCGCGGAGGCCTCCGACGACGGCGGCCGGGAGCACGTGCCGGCCGTCGACCCCGAGCAGGCGGCGCTGGCGCTGCTGCGTGCCCAGCTCGGCGCCCGGCCGCTCGACTCCTGACCACCGCTGCGGGGGTCGCCGTCCCCCGGATGTCGGCGCCTCGGCCTAGGCTCGGGTCATGTTCCCCGGTGGTGGCCAGCCCGACCTGCAGGCGATCCTCCAGCAGGCCCAGCAGATGCAGCAGGCGCTGGCCGCGGCGCAGGACCAGCTGGCCAACGAAGAGGTCACCGGCTCGGCCGGCGGGGGCCTGGTCACCGCCACGATGACCGGCAGCGGTGAGCTGACCGCCGTCACGATCGCGCCCGCCGCCGTCGACCCCGACGACCTCGAGACGCTCCAGGACCTCGTGGTCGCCGCCGTCCGCGACGCCTCCCGCCTCGCCGGCGAGCTGACCGCCGACCGCATGGGCCCGCTGGCCGGCGGCCTCGGGGGCGGCTTCCCCGGCGGCGGCCTCCCCGGGGGCGGCGGCGTCCCCGGCCTGCCCGGCGCCTGATCTCCCGCACCCCGGCACGCGCCGGGGTGCCCCACCTCATCCACCGAGGAGCACCGTGTACGAGGGTGCCGTCCAGGACCTCATCGACGAGCTCGGCCGCCTGCCCGGCGTCGGGCCCAAGAGCGCCCAGCGCATCGCCTTCCACCTGCTGGCCGCCGAGTCCGCCGACGTCGGCCGGCTCGTGGCCGCCCTGCAGCGCGTCCAGGCCGAGGTCCGCTTCTGCGTGACCTGCTACAACGTCGCCGAGGCCGAGCAGTGCCGCATCTGCCGCGACCCGCGCCGCGCCGACGACGTCATCTGCGTCGTCGAGGAGCCCAAGGACGTCGTCGCGGTCGAGCGCACGCGCGAGTTCCGCGGCCGCTACCACGTGCTCGGCGGGGCGATCAGCCCGATCGAGGGCGTCGGCCCCGACGACCTGCGGGTCAAGGAGCTCATGACCCGGCTCATGGACGGCTCGGTCACCGAGCTGATCCTCGCCACCGACCCCAACCTCGAGGGCGAGGCGACGGCGGCCTACCTGGCCCGCCTGGTGGGCCCGCTGGGGCTGACGGTGTCGCGGCTGGCCAGCGGTCTGCCCGTGGGCGGCGACCTCGAGTACGCCGACGAGATCACGCTGGGCCGGGCGTTCGAGGGCCGCCGCCGCATCGACGCCTGAGGCGCCACCCGGAGCCGTCCCCGCTGGTCGCGGGCACGGTCCGGCAAGGTCACAGGATGGTGTCGATGACTTCGCACGGCTCACGACCGTCCTCGGGGCGGCCCTAGGGTCCGACGCACGTCCGTGTGGTTCTTCCGCCACACGGCGCCCAGTCGCAGAACTCATCCGGCCCCGACGGGTCGAGAAGGCAGGTCTTCCGCGATGCAGCGTCGACCCCCACGTGTGCTGGCCGCCTCGGCGGCCGCGCTCACCGCAGTCACCCTGGCTGCCTGCGCCTCCAGCGACCGCGACTCCGGCAGTGGCGGAGCGGAGGGCGAGGCCGAGTCCGGCGGCACCCTCGTGTTCGGAGCCGCCGGTGACCCGGCCATGTTCGACCCGGCCTTCGGCAGCGACGGCGAGACCTTCCGGATCGCCCGCCAGATCCACGAGGGCCTGCTGGGCAACGAGCTCGGCGGCACCGAGCCGGTACCCGAGCTGGCCGAGGACTACGAGGTCAGCGACGACGGCCTGGAGTACACCTTCAACCTGCGCCAGGGCGTGCAGTTCCACGACGGCACCGACTTCAACGCCGAGGCGGTCTGCTTCAACTTCGACCGCTGGTACAACTTCGAGGGCCTGGCCCAGAGCCCGAGCGCCTCGTACTACTACCAGGCCGTCTTCGGCGGCTTCGCCAGCACGCCGGACACCCCGAGCATCTACGAGGGCTGCGAGGCCACCGACGAGAACACCGCGGTCATCCGGCTGACCCAGGTCACCTCGAAGTTCCCCGCCGCGCTCGCGCTGCCCGCGTTCTCCATCCAGAGCCCGACGGCGCTGCAGGAGTACGACGCGGACAACCTCTCCGGCAGCGAGGACGCGCTCACCTACTCCGAGTACGCCCTCGAGCACCCGACCGGCACGGGCCCGTTCCGGTTCGAGAGCTGGGACCGCGGCAACGGCCAGGTCACCATCGTCCGCAACGAGGACTACTGGGGTGACCCCGCGCTGCTCGACGAGATCATCTTCCGCACCATCTCCGACCAGAACACCCGCCGGCAGGAGCTGCAGGCCGGGTCCATCGACGGCTACGACTTCGTCGCCCCGGCCGACTACCAGACGCTCGAGGACGAGGGCTTCCAGGTCCTGGTGCGCGACCCGTTCAACATCCTGTACCTGGGCTTCAACGGGGGGAACGTCCCCGGCACCAACGCCAACCCCGCCCTGCAGGACCCACGGGTGCGCCAGGCGATCGCGCACGCGATCGACCGCGACACGATCGTCAGCTCCCTGCTGCCCGAGGGGGCCGAGGCGGCTACGCAGTTCATGCCACCGACGGTCGACGGCTGGGCCGACGACGTCACCGCGTACGAGTACGACCCGGCGCGTGCCCGCCAGCTCCTGCAGGAGGCCGGCGCCGAGGGGACGACGCTGCGGTTCTACTACCCGACCGACGTCAGCCGGCCCTACCTGCCGGACCCGGCCGCGATCTACCAGGTCGTCAGCCAGAACCTGACCGACGCCGGCTTCACCATCGAGCCGGTCGCCCTGCCGTGGAACCCGGACTACCTGAACGCGGTGCAGGCCGGCCAGGCCGACATCCACCTGCTCGGGTGGACCGGTGACTACAACGACGCCTACAACTTCATCGGCACCTTCTTCGCCGAGGCGTCGAACGGCCAGGCGTCGGCGGAGTTCGGGGCGTTCAGCGCGCCGGAGATCTTCGAGGCGCTCGCCCAGGCCGACGCCGAGCCGGACGCGGGCAACCGCACCGAGCTGTACCAGGAGGCCAACCGCCGAATCATGGACTACCTGCCGGGTGTCCCGATCTCGCACTCGCCCCCGGCGCTGGTCGTCTCGGAGGAGGTCAGCGGCCTGGAGCCGAGCCCGCTGACCGCCGAGGTCTTCTCCACCGTCTCGATCAGCGGCTGACCCTCGTTCGTCCCGCCGGCGGCTGGCAGCCGCCGGCGGGACGAACGCTGTGACGTCGGAACGAGGAAAGGGCTGACCGAGCGCCGTGCTCCGCTTCATCGTCCGACGGCTCCTGCAGCTCGTCCCCATCCTCCTGGGCCTGTCGGTCCTGCTCTTCGCCTGGCTCCGGGCCCTCCCCGGTGGCCCGGCCCAGGCCGCCCTGGGGGAGCGGGCCACCCCCGAGGCCATCGCCCGCTACAACGAGCTGTTCGGCCTCGACCAGCCGATCTACGTGCAGTACCTGCGCTTCCTCGGCCGCGCGCTCACCCTCGACTTCGGCGTCTCCGCGCGCACCGGCCGCCCGGTCACCGAGGAGTTCCTCGAGCGGTTCCCGGGCACGATCGAGCTGACGCTGTTCGCGATGGTCTTCGCCATCGGCCTCGGGGTGCCGCTGGGCTACCTCGCCGCCCGCCGGCACGGCAGCTGGCTGGACTCGACGTCGGTCATCGGGTCGCTGCTCGGCGTGGCGATCCCGGTCTTCTTCCTCGCCTACCTGCTCCGGCTGCTCTTCGCCGTCGAGCTGGGCTGGCTGCCGGGCTCGGGCCGCCAGGACGTGCGCATCGAGGCCACGCGCGTCACCGGCTTCTACGTGCTCGACGGGTTGCTGACC
This region of Geodermatophilus bullaregiensis genomic DNA includes:
- a CDS encoding DNA polymerase III subunit gamma and tau produces the protein MALALYRKYRPATFAEVVGQEHVTTPLVNAVDGGRINHAYLFSGPRGCGKTSSARILARSLNCEQGPTSTPCGVCGSCVALAPDGPGSLDVIEIDAASHGGVDDARDLRERAFFAPVNSRYKVYIVDEAHMVTTQGFNALLKVVEEPPEFLVFVFATTEPDKVLPTIRSRTHHYPFRLVPPTTLRGLLERTCAAEGVQVEPTVFPLVVRAGGGSARDSLSILDQLLAGAGPEGVTYAGAVGLLGVTDDALLDEAIDALAATDAPGVFRAVDRVIEAGHDPRRFATDLLDRLRDLIVLDAVPDAGGNGLLDCPPDRLDLMVQQARALGSATLSRLADTVHDGLSEMRGTTAPRLLLELVCARMLLPGTDGSSVATLQRLERLERRLSIAGGGGGTDTLADVAPVREPARPAPVRDEPAAAERPGALRREYVRPSQRGSAVVAGPAEAPAAPPATPVPPAEPAAASQPAAAAGPATTPPGPVGDDDWPETTPPGSGAARPAPVLAAPADDWPEPTAPGSGASRPAPAAAPTQTPAPGERPGVRVATDEPDVPLPPEPTDDEEWPHPAEPAAARAAAARVAEPRPPAAPPRAAAESTPAPRGGEPTPVVSANPGGIAGAADGALTTGDVRRVWPELLAVVKRHKRTTEALLKNAQVHDLRGGVLTLSTASPALARRIGDDLNKDVLREALNELLGVRWKVEAVVEGATGRSPGTAVTPEVAREAARAAEAAEARELMAERAAEASDDGGREHVPAVDPEQAALALLRAQLGARPLDS
- a CDS encoding YbaB/EbfC family nucleoid-associated protein, whose protein sequence is MFPGGGQPDLQAILQQAQQMQQALAAAQDQLANEEVTGSAGGGLVTATMTGSGELTAVTIAPAAVDPDDLETLQDLVVAAVRDASRLAGELTADRMGPLAGGLGGGFPGGGLPGGGGVPGLPGA
- the recR gene encoding recombination mediator RecR; its protein translation is MYEGAVQDLIDELGRLPGVGPKSAQRIAFHLLAAESADVGRLVAALQRVQAEVRFCVTCYNVAEAEQCRICRDPRRADDVICVVEEPKDVVAVERTREFRGRYHVLGGAISPIEGVGPDDLRVKELMTRLMDGSVTELILATDPNLEGEATAAYLARLVGPLGLTVSRLASGLPVGGDLEYADEITLGRAFEGRRRIDA
- a CDS encoding ABC transporter substrate-binding protein; the encoded protein is MQRRPPRVLAASAAALTAVTLAACASSDRDSGSGGAEGEAESGGTLVFGAAGDPAMFDPAFGSDGETFRIARQIHEGLLGNELGGTEPVPELAEDYEVSDDGLEYTFNLRQGVQFHDGTDFNAEAVCFNFDRWYNFEGLAQSPSASYYYQAVFGGFASTPDTPSIYEGCEATDENTAVIRLTQVTSKFPAALALPAFSIQSPTALQEYDADNLSGSEDALTYSEYALEHPTGTGPFRFESWDRGNGQVTIVRNEDYWGDPALLDEIIFRTISDQNTRRQELQAGSIDGYDFVAPADYQTLEDEGFQVLVRDPFNILYLGFNGGNVPGTNANPALQDPRVRQAIAHAIDRDTIVSSLLPEGAEAATQFMPPTVDGWADDVTAYEYDPARARQLLQEAGAEGTTLRFYYPTDVSRPYLPDPAAIYQVVSQNLTDAGFTIEPVALPWNPDYLNAVQAGQADIHLLGWTGDYNDAYNFIGTFFAEASNGQASAEFGAFSAPEIFEALAQADAEPDAGNRTELYQEANRRIMDYLPGVPISHSPPALVVSEEVSGLEPSPLTAEVFSTVSISG
- a CDS encoding ABC transporter permease, producing MLRFIVRRLLQLVPILLGLSVLLFAWLRALPGGPAQAALGERATPEAIARYNELFGLDQPIYVQYLRFLGRALTLDFGVSARTGRPVTEEFLERFPGTIELTLFAMVFAIGLGVPLGYLAARRHGSWLDSTSVIGSLLGVAIPVFFLAYLLRLLFAVELGWLPGSGRQDVRIEATRVTGFYVLDGLLTREWDAAWDAMAHLVLPGIALGTIPLAIIVRITRASVLDVVNEDYVRTANAKGLATQTVRRRHVIRNALLPVSTTIGLQTGLLLSGAVLTETVFAFGGVGSALRDAIFARDFSILQGFILLLAIVYVLVNLLVDISYGLLDPRVRVR